In Dysgonomonadaceae bacterium zrk40, one genomic interval encodes:
- the yajC gene encoding preprotein translocase subunit YajC, producing MILMNILLQAAQGSGFSGMGSTLFMMVAIIAVFYFFMIRPQQKKQKELQKSRAAMKVGDKVVTSGGIHGRIKEVGETWFLVEVADGVKIKFEKASVFASSSDVTTP from the coding sequence ATCATTCTCATGAATATTTTATTACAGGCTGCTCAGGGCAGCGGTTTCTCGGGCATGGGCAGTACCCTTTTTATGATGGTTGCCATCATTGCCGTATTCTATTTCTTCATGATCCGTCCCCAGCAGAAGAAACAGAAAGAGTTGCAAAAAAGTCGCGCAGCGATGAAAGTGGGCGACAAGGTGGTCACCTCGGGTGGTATCCACGGAAGAATCAAGGAGGTGGGTGAGACCTGGTTCCTGGTTGAGGTTGCCGACGGCGTGAAGATTAAGTTTGAGAAAGCCTCTGTCTTTGCTTCCTCATCAGATGTGACGACCCCTTAA